GCGAGCAAAGCTCGTTGGAGATCTTCTCCGGCAGCATGGGCAGCACGCGGTCCGGCAAATACACGGATGTGGCGCGTTTCTCCGCTTCCTTGTCCAGCGCCGTAGCCGGCAATACGTAGTGGCTTACATCGGCGATGTGCACCCCTACTTCATATAAACCGTTCTTCAGTTTACGGATGGAGAGCGCATCATCGAAGTCCTTGGCGTCAACGGGGTCTATCGTAAAGGTGAGTATCTTGCGGAAGTCTTTCCGTTTTTTGATCTCCGCAGCGGTGATCTTCTCTTTGATGGCGGCCAGTTCCGTCATCACATCTTCGGGGAAATGGAGCGGGAAGCCGCTTTCGATGAGGATCTCCTTCATCGCCAGGTCATTCGTATCCGTAGCGTCCAGTATTTCCACGATCTCGCCGACGGGCTTGCGGGACTTTTCCCCCCATGCCACGATCTTCACTACGGCCTTGTCGCCATCTTTCGCCTCTTTCAATGAATTTTCCGGGATGTAGATATCAGGCACGAAGGCGCCTTTCTCCGGCACGAGGAAAGCGAAGTTCTTGTTCAGTTGTATGGTGCCGGTAAATTCGGTTTTTCTTCTCTTCAGCACATCGGCTACAAATCCCTCCATACGCGCGGTCCGGCGGGCGGGCGGGATCACATTCACCAGCACCTCGTCGCCATCCAGGGCGGTATTGAGGTTTTTCTGCTTGACGATGATATCGCTGGCCAGACCTTCCACGGCTACATATGCCATACCCGAACGGGTGATGTCCACGATGCCTTTGTAGGTCTTTTTCTGGCTGCTGTCTTTTTTGGGTTTCTTCTTTTTTGTCATGGTTTGTTTTTTGGGTGGCGGCGCACATTTGTTCAGCTTATTCATTCTCAGCCGCTAACATGGCATCTGCAACGTAATCAAAAATATAACTATTAAATGAATCTGCTCCATCAAAGAGGAACCGCACTTCTACCGGCATAACGGCAATGGGCAGCTGCATGGCTGCAATGCTGTCTTTCAGCAGATGGAGGCGAACGGCGTCCTTTTCGGTGGTAATGATATGTTTTGCCCCGCCGTCCATATGGTCCAGCTCCATTTTGATCTTGTCCAGGTCTTGCTGTGTATAATAGTAATGGTCCGGGAAGGAAAGCAGGTGAACATTTGCGTAGTGTTGCAGCAAATGATGTACCAAAGGTTCCGGCCGGGCGATCCCGCATACGACCAGGATGCTTGCGCCCGGGGGCGGCGGGGCCATATCCGGTTGCAGCATGCCGTAAGGCTGACCGTACTGCAGGCAGGTAAAGAACAGGCGCTGGTGGGGATAGGGCGCTATCTCCCGGTAAATGGCCTCCTGCTCCTGTGTGGATAGCTCCGGCGGGCATTTGGATACAATGATGCCGTCCGCCCGGTAATATCCATTCCTGCCTTCCCGCAAACGCCCGAAAGGCACCACATGGTCCCGTGTAAAAAGGCGGCTGTAGTCCGTCACCATCAGGTTGAGGCCGGGTTTGATGGAACGGTGCTGAAATGCATCATCCAGGAGAATGACCTGTGTTTCCGGGCGGTCGCCCAGCAACTGGGGCACGGCCAGCATCCTTTCTTCGCCAACACATACCGTGATGTCCGGGAACTTCTGGTGGAACTGCATAGGCTCATCCCCGATGTCTGCCGAAGTGCTGTCCGCCTTCGCCAGCAGGAAACCCCGGGTACGCCGGTTATACCCGCGGCTTAGCGTAGCCACGCGGTATGCCGCTTTCAGCAGGCGTATCAGGTATTCCACATGAGGGGTTTTGCCGGTCCCGCCAACGGAAAGATTGCCTACGGCGATCACCGGCAGATCAAATTCCACGGCTGTGAGCATACCGTTATCGTATAAACGGTTGCGTATCCATAATACCAGTCCGTATAACAGGGAAAAAGGATATAAAAGATAATTCAGATAACGCCACACAGGCTTGATATTTTAAATGATGAATGTTGATGTTGACATGCTGCTGCAAGGCCTGCGGCCGCCTGTCCGCATTACCTGGCTGCCGGCATTTTGCTGTAATGAACTGCCGGCATATGACGGGAGCCCTCAGAAATACCAGGTCCGCTGTGGCGTAACCACCATATCCAGCGGCACATCTCCGGCATACACATCCTCAATGGCCGGCAGCGGCGGGAACAGGCATAACCCTATTTTCCTGACATTGGCCCGGCATTGCCGGAGGAAGGTGTCATACATGCCTTTGCCATATCCCACACGGTGGCCCTGTTCATCGAAGGCCAGCATCGGTACGAATACCAGGTCTATTTCCTCCGGTGCTACCAGTCTGCCGCTCTCCGGCTCCGGAATGCCGAGGGAGTTGTGCACCAGGCTGGTACCGGCTTCCCAAAGATAGTGCTGCATATTGCCCGTGGCCAGGTAGGAACGGGACAATACCAGTTGCATGCCCGGGTATCTTTCCCTCAGCCAGTCCGCCAGCGGCCATGTATCGATTTCTTTTTTTGCCATAATGGGCAGGAAGAGATGCGCTACATTTACATCCTCCAGCGGCAGTTGCCGGCATTGCTCCAGCAGGGCGGCATTCAGCTCAGCTGCCGTTTCTTCCGGAAGGGACTGCCGTTTGGCAAGATAGGCTTT
This genomic stretch from Chitinophaga sp. XS-30 harbors:
- the lpxK gene encoding tetraacyldisaccharide 4'-kinase, giving the protein MWRYLNYLLYPFSLLYGLVLWIRNRLYDNGMLTAVEFDLPVIAVGNLSVGGTGKTPHVEYLIRLLKAAYRVATLSRGYNRRTRGFLLAKADSTSADIGDEPMQFHQKFPDITVCVGEERMLAVPQLLGDRPETQVILLDDAFQHRSIKPGLNLMVTDYSRLFTRDHVVPFGRLREGRNGYYRADGIIVSKCPPELSTQEQEAIYREIAPYPHQRLFFTCLQYGQPYGMLQPDMAPPPPGASILVVCGIARPEPLVHHLLQHYANVHLLSFPDHYYYTQQDLDKIKMELDHMDGGAKHIITTEKDAVRLHLLKDSIAAMQLPIAVMPVEVRFLFDGADSFNSYIFDYVADAMLAAENE
- a CDS encoding 5-formyltetrahydrofolate cyclo-ligase; this encodes MVTKKDIRKAYLAKRQSLPEETAAELNAALLEQCRQLPLEDVNVAHLFLPIMAKKEIDTWPLADWLRERYPGMQLVLSRSYLATGNMQHYLWEAGTSLVHNSLGIPEPESGRLVAPEEIDLVFVPMLAFDEQGHRVGYGKGMYDTFLRQCRANVRKIGLCLFPPLPAIEDVYAGDVPLDMVVTPQRTWYF